The following are from one region of the Mangifera indica cultivar Alphonso chromosome 14, CATAS_Mindica_2.1, whole genome shotgun sequence genome:
- the LOC123196964 gene encoding polygalacturonase-like, whose protein sequence is MAKQMNSFILVVLLLILFFDSSISIPMTYNVVRLGAKPDGITDSSKAFLDAWTKACGLTEAATIYVPEGRFLLGKTEFEGGCKNNNITIRIDGTLVAPADYNLIGDADYWLVFHLVDGVSISGGTLDGQGARLWTCKRTGKSCPMGGTTLKFMNSNNSGIYGLSLINSQMFHIVIYKCDNVNLQRVTISAPWDSPNTDGIHVGFSSNVTITNSYIGTGDDCVSIGPGTNNLWVEGVACGPGHGISIGSLGKEEDESGVRNVTVKNVNFTGTDNGVRIKTWAKPSSGFVSDILFQNATMNNVKNPVIIDQNYCDHKEKCPDQVSGIKISNVTYQDIIGTSATEVGVKFNCSWQNPCSGITLEDLNLTYKNQPAKALCSHVDGCTRGFVLPDSCFGN, encoded by the exons ATGGCAAAACAAATGAATTCTTTTATTCTTGTAGTTCTTCTTTTGATCCTTTTCTTTGATTCATCAATATCAATTCCTATGACTTACAATGTGGTCAGATTAGGAGCCAAACCCGATGGCATAACTGATTCATCAAAAGCCTTTCTTGATGCATGGACTAAAGCTTGTGGCTTGACTGAGGCAGCAACGATTTATGTGCCAGAAGGGAGGTTTTTGCTAGGAAAAACTGAGTTTGAAGGTGGATGCAAGAACAATAATATTACCATACGCATTGATGGCACTCTTGTGGCTCCAGCGGATTATAACTTAATTGGAGATGCTGATTATTGGCTTGTTTTTCACCTTGTTGATGGCGTTTCGATTAGTGGTGGTACTCTTGATGGCCAAGGTGCTAGATTGTGGACCTGCAAAAGGACAGGGAAAAGTTGCCCTATGGGCGGCACT ACACTAAAGTTTATGAACTCAAATAATAGTGGGATATATGGGTTATCGTTGATAAATAGCCAGATGTTTCATATAGTTATCTATAAATGCGACAATGTGAATTTGCAAAGAGTTACGATTTCAGCTCCATGGGACAGCCCTAACACCGATGGAATTCATGTGGGATTTTCAAGCAATGTCACTATCACGAACTCTTACATTGGCACTGGTGACGATTGTGTGTCAATTGGCCCCGGTACTAACAATTTATGGGTTGAGGGTGTTGCTTGTGGCCCAGGCCATGGGATTAG TATTGGCAGTCTTGGCAAGGAAGAAGATGAGAGTGGTGTGCGAAATGTGACAGTTAAAAATGTGAATTTTACAGGTACTGATAATGGAGTGAGGATCAAAACTTGGGCGAAACCTAGCAGTGGTTTCGTTAGTGACATTctttttcaaaatgccaccaTGAACAATGTCAAGAATCCTGTTATTATTGATCAAAATTACTGTGACCATAAGGAAAAATGCCCAGATCAG GTTTCAGGAATCAAAATAAGTAATGTGACATACCAAGATATAATTGGAACATCTGCAACTGAAGTGGGTGTGAAGTTTAATTGCAGCTGGCAGAATCCATGTTCTGGGATAACGTTGGAAGATTTGAATCTGACTTATAAGAATCAACCAGCTAAAGCATTATGTAGCCATGTTGATGGCTGTACTCGTGGTTTCGTTCTGCCCGATAGTTGTTTTGGcaattaa